Proteins encoded by one window of Kribbella italica:
- a CDS encoding ABC transporter permease produces MTATSAEQGSAPVTEDALRSVLLAGERRSRPGPVRTSLTFGWRALLKIKHVPEQLVDVTMFPIMFTLMFTYLFGGALAGSTQEYLQFLLPGILVQANVMITMNTGITLNTDIQKGVFDRFRSLPVWRPSPLVGALLGDVMRYSIGSAIVITLGLVLGFRPEGGAVGVVLSVVLLLVFSFCLSWLWTMLSLILRTPNSVAGVSMMVMFPLTFVSNIFVDPKTMPGWMQAVVEVNPITHLATAVRGLMHGSVPAGEIGWVLVSSALLVAVFGPITMVLYRNKK; encoded by the coding sequence ATGACCGCCACGTCCGCGGAGCAGGGGTCGGCGCCGGTCACTGAGGACGCGCTGCGCAGCGTGCTGTTGGCCGGTGAGCGGCGGTCTCGCCCCGGCCCGGTGCGCACCTCGTTGACATTCGGCTGGCGCGCTCTGCTGAAGATCAAGCACGTCCCGGAGCAGCTCGTCGACGTGACCATGTTCCCGATCATGTTCACACTGATGTTCACCTACCTGTTCGGTGGCGCGCTCGCCGGGTCGACTCAGGAGTACCTGCAGTTCCTGCTGCCCGGGATCCTGGTGCAGGCGAACGTCATGATCACCATGAACACCGGCATAACGCTGAACACCGACATCCAGAAGGGGGTGTTCGACAGGTTCAGGTCACTTCCGGTGTGGCGACCGTCGCCGCTGGTCGGCGCCCTGCTCGGCGATGTGATGCGCTACTCGATCGGGTCGGCGATCGTGATCACGCTCGGACTGGTCCTAGGGTTCCGGCCGGAGGGTGGCGCCGTCGGCGTGGTGCTCTCGGTGGTGCTGCTGCTGGTGTTCTCGTTCTGCCTGTCGTGGCTGTGGACGATGCTCAGCCTGATCCTGCGCACGCCGAACTCGGTGGCGGGGGTCAGCATGATGGTGATGTTCCCGCTGACGTTCGTGAGCAACATCTTCGTGGACCCGAAGACGATGCCCGGGTGGATGCAGGCGGTCGTCGAGGTCAACCCGATCACCCACCTGGCGACCGCGGTACGCGGCCTGATGCACGGCTCGGTGCCCGCCGGGGAAATCGGCTGGGTGCTCGTCTCGTCAGCGCTGCTCGTCGCGGTCTTCGGTCCCATCACCATGGTCCTCTACCGCAACAAGAAGTAA
- a CDS encoding DoxX family protein, whose translation MSTIPKNNSETVAHTPGRASSIGVWILHVVLAAIIAGGGISKLAGDPVMVDMFADIGAGQWLRYLVGALEVAGGVGLLIPALAGLASLGLAALLTGAVITDQFVLEQSPWLPLALLVVAAVIARTRWSRTEAVVGTLLRR comes from the coding sequence ATGAGCACCATCCCCAAGAACAACTCGGAAACCGTTGCGCACACGCCCGGGCGGGCGAGCAGCATCGGGGTCTGGATCCTGCACGTCGTGCTGGCGGCGATAATCGCCGGCGGCGGAATCTCGAAGCTCGCCGGCGACCCGGTCATGGTGGACATGTTCGCCGACATCGGGGCTGGCCAGTGGCTCCGGTACCTGGTCGGAGCGCTGGAGGTCGCGGGAGGGGTTGGACTTCTGATCCCGGCTCTGGCGGGCCTGGCCAGTCTCGGGTTGGCGGCATTGCTGACCGGTGCTGTCATCACCGATCAGTTCGTGCTCGAGCAGAGCCCTTGGCTGCCGCTCGCCTTACTCGTCGTGGCGGCCGTGATCGCAAGGACGCGGTGGTCGCGCACCGAGGCCGTCGTCGGCACGCTGCTCAGGCGCTGA